In a single window of the Flavobacterium sp. W4I14 genome:
- a CDS encoding two-component system cell cycle response regulator DivK (product_source=KO:K11443; cath_funfam=3.40.50.2300; cog=COG0784; ko=KO:K11443; pfam=PF00072; smart=SM00448; superfamily=52172), which produces MPQKLILIIDDDNRNIFALKAVLKAKGFDCLSAISAQEGFAVMEKHDNVAIVLMDMMMPDMDGYQAIAVMKKSAKMQNIPVLAVTAQAMVGDKERCLSAGASGYVSKPINVDELLMQIENFTK; this is translated from the coding sequence ATGCCTCAAAAATTAATTCTCATAATTGATGATGATAACCGAAACATTTTTGCTTTAAAAGCTGTTTTAAAGGCCAAAGGTTTCGATTGTTTATCAGCTATAAGTGCCCAGGAGGGTTTTGCTGTTATGGAGAAACACGACAATGTTGCCATCGTTTTAATGGATATGATGATGCCGGATATGGACGGCTATCAGGCTATTGCAGTAATGAAAAAATCAGCTAAAATGCAAAATATACCTGTGTTAGCGGTAACTGCCCAGGCCATGGTTGGCGATAAGGAACGTTGCTTAAGCGCGGGCGCATCGGGTTATGTTTCAAAACCAATAAATGTTGACGAATTATTAATGCAAATCGAAAATTTTACAAAATAA